From the genome of Thermomicrobiales bacterium, one region includes:
- a CDS encoding GNAT family N-acetyltransferase codes for MSTVELREITTDNWEACIQLKISADQDGYVEPNVVSLAESRVHPWMLPLAIYADDDMVGFVMYSDERDPRLPRYWIHRLMIDERHQSRGYGRAAMQAVIDRLRQKPDCDEIWVGYVSHNQMAQRFYASLGFVEQGPAPWGDDELVARLAIDAG; via the coding sequence ATGAGCACCGTTGAGCTGCGCGAGATCACAACGGACAACTGGGAAGCGTGCATCCAGTTGAAGATCAGCGCCGATCAGGACGGCTATGTCGAGCCGAACGTCGTCTCGCTCGCCGAATCGCGCGTGCATCCCTGGATGCTGCCGCTGGCGATCTACGCCGATGACGACATGGTCGGCTTCGTTATGTACTCGGACGAGCGCGACCCGCGGCTGCCGCGCTACTGGATTCACCGACTGATGATCGATGAGCGCCATCAGTCTCGCGGATACGGACGCGCCGCAATGCAGGCGGTCATCGATCGGCTGCGGCAGAAGCCCGATTGTGACGAGATCTGGGTGGGCTATGTAAGCCACAACCAGATGGCTCAGCGCTTCTATGCCTCGCTCGGCTTCGTCGAGCAGGGGCCAGCGCCGTGGGGTGATGATGAGCTCGTCGCTCGATTGGCGATCGATGCCGGATAG
- a CDS encoding DUF2437 domain-containing protein codes for MKIARYQKDGAVAVGIVEGDDVYAASGDVFGTLTKGERVGSVGDVALDIPIVPGKIVAIGLNYAAHVTENDPTREVP; via the coding sequence ATGAAGATTGCCCGCTACCAGAAGGACGGCGCAGTTGCCGTCGGGATCGTTGAAGGTGACGACGTCTACGCCGCCAGTGGTGACGTGTTCGGCACGCTGACGAAGGGCGAGCGAGTCGGTAGCGTCGGCGACGTCGCGCTCGACATCCCGATCGTGCCCGGCAAGATCGTCGCGATCGGCTTGAACTACGCCGCCCACGTGACCGAGAACGATCCGACCCGCGAGGTACC